One window of the bacterium genome contains the following:
- a CDS encoding T9SS type A sorting domain-containing protein, producing MRKFLTLCCMLCVVAAAFAANYRDPVTQAIDPNAKLLSLSAQIDAAKQNGLPTEDLQKMYDILTGKTVPAGRRTQSLDECPDAQLAAPGFLNGGTCGNGNSCDSWSSEDYSIAVSIPYSGLWSIRYDGFAYDPVLYVGTECCLGDICVNDDYNGLNSMCPCIFLEQGTIYLTLEAFSPGECGSFLVSVTECESGRCCYMNDFGAPACADVTIDECIDLGGVWDENANCEDNPCTIGRCCYYDDGEPVCETTREDFCAYVLGGEWTEGVSCEEACPAPGDCGPIDLVFAVDVTGSMGNAIGNVVSELPNIIMLANQASGNDLRLGLVTFTDSVYTHHNLTFNHAAVQASIAALVAAGGNSLPEASDVALREIITNDGACVSAHFTSPFRPAASKIIVLITDATNGGCDDTHDGSDIAFAHQRALDAAGLGIRISSVYVPNPFGESPLNILPVLDDYAATTAGSVRIVASNGSGTGGAINQIISDCGQGELRLSSAGVTLRCDPNGGGITTPTFDVRVTTLNDGSAACENVSLEVTNVGGDFGSAVLNSANPVALGNLAANQSVFTDFNFTITPDGDGGLMIVTVNLTSDNCPPNFLDIVIEVPDCSPCDAETAIYFFEDDLRIPPACICAYLCLGEPVHVFVCGDGLTQGNYPILNITPGCMTEDCSEECDPAQFLFSNTGWTLWGDSCWHNLIIPQSDGCICVCFERYLPVELASFSAVGRDTEIQLTWRTASETENSHFELLRDGLMAAQITATNNASGSTYTFVDRALENGRSYHYELVSVSLNGDRAVAGELNATPAAGAAVVTEIALHQNYPNPFNPETNITFDLVETGAVTLDIYNAVGQKVAALVNGTLSEGRHTVVFDASGLPSGLYFYRLTAGATTMQKKMLLLK from the coding sequence ATGAGAAAATTCCTGACCCTGTGTTGTATGCTTTGTGTGGTTGCCGCCGCTTTCGCTGCAAATTACCGCGATCCGGTGACGCAGGCAATCGATCCCAACGCGAAACTGCTTTCGCTGTCCGCACAAATCGATGCGGCGAAACAAAACGGTCTCCCGACTGAAGACCTGCAGAAGATGTATGACATCCTGACCGGAAAGACCGTTCCGGCCGGAAGACGCACGCAGTCGCTTGACGAATGCCCCGATGCACAGCTCGCTGCGCCCGGCTTCCTGAATGGCGGCACATGCGGCAATGGTAATAGCTGCGACTCGTGGAGCTCCGAAGACTACTCCATCGCGGTAAGCATTCCTTATTCCGGTCTTTGGTCAATCCGTTATGACGGTTTTGCCTATGACCCCGTCCTCTATGTGGGAACAGAATGCTGCCTCGGTGACATTTGCGTCAACGATGACTACAACGGCCTGAATTCAATGTGTCCCTGCATCTTCTTGGAGCAAGGCACGATCTATTTGACCCTTGAAGCTTTCAGTCCCGGTGAATGCGGTTCCTTCCTTGTTTCCGTCACCGAGTGCGAAAGCGGACGTTGCTGCTACATGAATGATTTCGGTGCGCCGGCCTGCGCCGATGTAACCATCGATGAGTGTATTGACCTCGGCGGTGTCTGGGACGAAAACGCCAACTGCGAAGACAACCCCTGCACGATCGGCCGTTGCTGTTACTATGATGACGGTGAACCCGTCTGCGAGACCACCCGCGAAGACTTCTGCGCATACGTGCTCGGTGGCGAGTGGACCGAAGGCGTCTCCTGTGAAGAGGCCTGCCCGGCTCCCGGTGATTGCGGTCCCATCGACCTCGTCTTCGCCGTCGACGTCACCGGCTCAATGGGCAACGCCATCGGCAATGTCGTCAGCGAGCTCCCCAACATTATTATGCTGGCAAATCAGGCGTCTGGAAACGACTTGAGACTCGGTCTCGTCACGTTCACTGATTCCGTCTACACGCATCACAACTTGACCTTCAATCACGCCGCTGTTCAGGCTTCCATCGCAGCACTTGTTGCAGCCGGAGGCAATAGTCTGCCCGAAGCATCCGATGTGGCGCTCCGTGAAATCATCACCAATGATGGTGCCTGTGTGTCTGCGCACTTCACGTCACCTTTCCGTCCTGCCGCCTCCAAAATCATCGTCTTGATAACCGACGCCACCAACGGCGGCTGCGATGACACTCACGACGGTTCTGATATCGCCTTTGCGCATCAACGCGCCCTCGATGCCGCTGGCCTCGGGATTCGTATCAGCTCAGTGTATGTTCCCAATCCGTTCGGCGAATCACCTTTGAACATCCTCCCGGTTTTGGATGATTATGCGGCAACGACCGCCGGCTCTGTACGCATCGTCGCCTCCAACGGCTCCGGCACGGGCGGCGCCATCAATCAAATCATCTCTGACTGCGGCCAGGGCGAACTCCGTCTGTCCTCGGCTGGCGTGACGCTTCGTTGTGACCCCAACGGCGGCGGTATCACCACACCGACCTTTGATGTCCGCGTAACCACCTTGAACGACGGCTCGGCCGCTTGCGAAAACGTCTCTCTTGAAGTCACCAATGTCGGCGGCGATTTCGGATCCGCCGTTTTGAATTCCGCAAATCCCGTTGCGCTCGGCAATCTCGCCGCCAACCAGTCCGTATTCACCGACTTCAATTTCACCATTACACCCGACGGCGACGGCGGTCTCATGATTGTCACGGTCAATCTGACTAGCGACAACTGCCCGCCCAACTTCCTCGATATCGTCATTGAAGTTCCCGACTGTTCGCCGTGCGACGCGGAAACCGCCATCTACTTCTTTGAAGATGACCTCCGCATCCCACCCGCGTGCATTTGCGCCTATCTCTGTCTTGGCGAACCCGTTCACGTCTTTGTCTGCGGAGATGGACTTACGCAAGGCAACTATCCAATTCTGAACATCACGCCCGGCTGCATGACCGAAGATTGCTCCGAAGAGTGTGATCCGGCGCAGTTCCTCTTCAGCAACACCGGTTGGACACTGTGGGGCGATTCCTGCTGGCACAACCTCATCATTCCGCAGTCAGACGGCTGTATCTGCGTCTGCTTCGAGCGTTACCTGCCGGTTGAACTTGCCAGCTTCTCCGCTGTCGGTCGTGACACTGAAATCCAGCTCACTTGGAGAACGGCTTCCGAAACCGAGAACTCACATTTTGAATTGCTCCGTGATGGTCTGATGGCCGCGCAAATTACCGCCACCAACAACGCGTCCGGTTCGACCTACACCTTTGTGGATCGTGCGCTTGAAAACGGCCGCTCCTACCACTATGAGCTTGTCAGCGTCAGCTTGAACGGTGACCGCGCGGTTGCCGGTGAACTGAATGCGACACCGGCCGCGGGTGCTGCCGTCGTGACGGAAATCG